A genome region from Cucumis sativus cultivar 9930 chromosome 4, Cucumber_9930_V3, whole genome shotgun sequence includes the following:
- the LOC101208392 gene encoding pathogen-associated molecular patterns-induced protein A70 produces MLAESVSSTLSIWTSLNSWFTPTVLFVVLNLVIGTIAIASNLGGTQRTNQRHPSDPDYPHYLHRSPSVLQRLKSMNPYSYRSEEPATVLEKPPGIDAHYANYEHPQLVRSPSMLQRFKFSFPSYKPEESFQSPPSATAFEKPHGIDAHSANYQHPQLVRSPSVLQRLKSSFSGYKPEESFQSPPPVTHVEKSAGGDTHYTNFEHPQLVRSPSMLQRLKFNFYGYKSEESFQSPPPTVSEAQIRRKEDESKRVEDEQMDEDQEPTMDEVFSKLHGDHFNRTKSDTMPTAGEFPTKLSRKMKKSASSKSTFSHFEADEIVESRRPATVKEGKEKMTEIEDEVDARADDFINKFKQQLKLQRLESILKYKEMVGRGNNAK; encoded by the coding sequence ATGTTAGCCGAATCCGTTTCTTCCACTCTCTCCATATGGACTTCCCTCAACAGCTGGTTCACTCCCACTGTTCTCTTCGTCGTTCTCAACCTCGTGATCGGCACCATTGCTATTGCTTCCAACTTAGGTGGTACTCAAAGAACTAATCAACGCCATCCTTCCGACCCCGACTACCCTCACTATCTCCACAGATCTCCTTCTGTGCTTCAGAGGTTGAAATCGATGAATCCTTACTCTTATAGATCTGAAGAACCGGCTACGGTGCTCGAGAAACCGCCTGGAATCGACGCTCATTATGCTAATTATGAACATCCGCAACTTGTTCGGTCTCCTTCTATGCTTCAGCGCTTTAAGTTTAGCTTCCCAAGCTACAAACCGGAAGAGTCTTTTCAATCTCCGCCGTCAGCCACTGCCTTCGAGAAACCGCATGGAATCGACGCTCATTCTGCTAATTATCAACATCCGCAACTGGTTAGATCTCCTTCTGTGCTTCAGCGGCTTAAGTCTAGCTTCTCAGGCTACAAACCGGAGGAATCATTCCAATCTCCACCGCCAGTGACTCACGTCGAGAAATCGGCTGGAGGAGATActcattatactaatttcGAACATCCTCAACTGGTTAGATCTCCTTCTATGCTTCAGCGTCTCAAGTTTAACTTCTATGGTTATAAATCGGAGGAGTCTTTCCAATCTCCACCTCCAACTGTTTCTGAGGCTCAGATCCGTCGGAAGGAGGACGAGTCGAAACGAGTGGAGGATGAACAAATGGATGAAGATCAGGAACCGACAATGGATGAGGTATTCAGTAAACTCCATGGAGATCACTTCAACAGGACGAAATCCGACACGATGCCAACTGCGGGTGAGTTCCCGACGAAATTATcaaggaaaatgaagaaatcagCGAGTTCAAAATCTACGTTCTCGCATTTCGAAGCGGATGAGATCGTGGAGAGCCGGCGTCCGGCAACAgtgaaagaaggaaaagagaaaatgacagAAATAGAGGACGAAGTGGACGCTAGAGCCGATGACTTCATCAACAAATTCAAGCAACAGTTGAAGTTGCAAAGGCTGGAATCCATTCTCAAGTACAAGGAGATGGTGGGTAGAGGCAACAACGCAAAATAG